Proteins found in one Chlamydia pneumoniae TW-183 genomic segment:
- a CDS encoding SUMF1/EgtB/PvdO family nonheme iron enzyme gives MESEKDIGAKFLGDYRILYRKGQSLWSEDLLAEHRFIKKRYLIRLLLPDLGSSQPFMEAFHDVVVKLAKLNHPGILSIENVSESEGRCFLVTQEQDIPILSLTQYLKSIPRKLTELEIVDIVSQLASLLDYVHSEGLAQEEWNLDSVYIHILNGVPKVILPDLGFASLIKERILDGFISDEENRESKIKERVLLHTSEGKQGREDTYAFGAITYYLLFGFLPQGIFPMPSKVFSDFIYDWDFLISSCLSCFMEERAKELFPLIRKKTLGEELQNVVTNCIESSLREVPDPLESSQNLPQAVLKVGETKVSHQQKESAEHLEFVLVEACSIDEAMDTAIESESSSGVEEEGYSLALQSLLVREPVVSRYVEAEKEEPKPQPILTEMVLIEGGEFSRGSVEGQRDELPVHKVILHSFFLDVHPVTNEQFIRYLECCGSEQDKYYNELIRLRDSRIQRRSGRLVIEPGYAKHPVVGVTWYGASGYAEWIGKRLPTEAEWEIAASGGVAALRYPCGEEVEKSRANFFTADTTTVMSYPPNPYGLYDMAGNVYEWCQDWYGYDFYEISAQEPESPQGPAQGVYRVLRGGCWKSLKDDLRCAHRHRNNPGAVNSTYGFRCAKNIN, from the coding sequence ATGGAAAGTGAGAAAGATATAGGAGCTAAGTTTTTAGGTGACTATAGGATTCTCTATCGCAAGGGGCAGAGCCTATGGAGCGAAGATCTTTTAGCCGAACATCGATTTATAAAAAAACGTTACCTTATTCGATTACTTCTTCCTGATCTAGGAAGTTCTCAACCATTCATGGAAGCTTTTCATGATGTTGTTGTTAAACTAGCAAAATTAAACCATCCAGGCATCCTCAGTATAGAAAATGTTTCTGAATCTGAGGGAAGATGTTTCTTGGTAACACAAGAGCAAGACATCCCCATCCTTTCACTAACGCAATATTTAAAAAGTATTCCCCGCAAACTTACAGAGCTAGAAATTGTAGATATTGTAAGCCAACTCGCTTCTCTTTTAGATTATGTGCATTCAGAAGGACTGGCTCAAGAAGAGTGGAATCTTGATTCTGTCTATATTCATATTTTGAATGGTGTTCCTAAAGTCATACTCCCTGATCTGGGGTTTGCTTCATTGATAAAAGAACGTATTTTGGACGGGTTTATTTCAGATGAGGAGAATCGAGAATCTAAAATAAAAGAAAGGGTACTACTTCACACTTCAGAAGGAAAACAAGGTAGAGAAGATACGTATGCTTTTGGTGCTATCACCTATTATTTACTTTTTGGTTTTCTTCCTCAAGGCATTTTCCCTATGCCTTCGAAAGTTTTTTCTGATTTTATCTATGATTGGGATTTTTTAATTAGCTCTTGTTTAAGTTGTTTTATGGAAGAAAGGGCAAAAGAACTTTTCCCCTTAATAAGAAAAAAAACTTTAGGAGAAGAGCTGCAAAATGTTGTCACTAACTGTATAGAAAGCTCTTTAAGGGAAGTGCCAGATCCTTTGGAATCTTCTCAGAATCTTCCTCAAGCGGTCCTTAAAGTAGGGGAAACGAAGGTAAGTCACCAGCAGAAGGAATCTGCGGAACATTTAGAATTTGTGTTAGTGGAAGCATGCTCCATAGATGAAGCCATGGATACCGCTATAGAATCCGAAAGTAGTTCTGGAGTTGAGGAGGAAGGGTATTCCCTAGCTCTACAGTCTTTATTAGTTCGGGAACCAGTAGTGAGTCGTTATGTAGAAGCTGAGAAAGAAGAACCCAAACCGCAACCCATACTTACAGAAATGGTTTTAATAGAGGGAGGAGAATTCTCCCGAGGAAGTGTCGAAGGGCAACGTGATGAGCTTCCTGTACATAAGGTAATTTTACATAGCTTTTTCTTAGATGTTCATCCTGTGACGAACGAACAGTTTATTCGTTATTTAGAATGTTGTGGTAGTGAACAGGATAAGTATTATAATGAGTTAATCCGATTGCGAGATTCTCGTATACAGCGTCGTTCGGGTAGGCTTGTTATAGAGCCAGGTTATGCTAAGCACCCTGTCGTTGGGGTTACTTGGTATGGAGCCTCAGGGTATGCAGAATGGATAGGAAAACGCCTGCCTACAGAAGCTGAATGGGAAATAGCTGCTTCTGGCGGGGTGGCTGCGCTACGCTATCCCTGTGGGGAGGAAGTCGAAAAAAGCCGGGCAAATTTTTTCACTGCGGATACGACAACAGTCATGAGTTATCCACCCAATCCTTATGGCCTCTATGATATGGCAGGGAATGTCTACGAGTGGTGCCAAGATTGGTATGGGTATGATTTTTATGAAATTTCTGCTCAAGAGCCAGAGAGTCCTCAAGGTCCTGCTCAAGGAGTCTATCGGGTGCTAAGAGGGGGATGTTGGAAGAGCTTAAAAGATGATCTTCGCTGTGCTCATCGCCATCGTAATAATCCTGGGGCTGTAAATAGTACGTATGGTTTTAGGTGCGCTAAAAATATCAATTAA